AGCGGCTAATTTGTGATGAGTCCTGCACTTCAGACTTGTCCGAGACATCTTCTTGTTTCCCAATCTCTGAGCTGTCACTCTCCGCAGCAGGTTTATTACCATTAGAGATGGCAGTTGAATCAGAATGGCCTAGTTGTGATGAGCCCTGCCCTTCAGAGTTCTCTTGTTTCTCAATCTCTGAGCTGTGATTCTCTGCAGCAGGTTTATCACCATTGGAGATGGCAGTTGAGTCAGAGCGGCTTGGCGGTGGTGATCTCCTCGGATGAGTTGAAACAGTAGGCAGAGAAGGCATGGTCATATTGTAAGGGTTTAGTGGCATTGGATGATCATACTTGCAATTTGATCCATACTTGCAGAAACCGTAGGCCTTGAAGTTACCACATGCAGGTTGTCCCtgaaaacacacaacaaaagcAGAAGCAATTAGCATCACCAGAAACTCATATACGAACCTAGTGAAACAATAATAACAACAGACTTACTGGTCTAGCTGGAAGAACGACAATAGGGTGTGTGAGATTGGGATGACTGTATTTGCAGTCATCTCCGTATTTACACGTTCCGGTGCTCATAAAAAACCTACACTCAGCTCTTTCAGAACTGGAGTCAGGCTGAGTTTTCACATTATTGTGAACAGAGTTATATCCAGCCTGCACCACAGAAAAAGGAAACAAGATCTTTCAGATTAAGACATTCTTTTGTTAAAAAGTAGAATCTATCTCTATTTATTGTTAAGACTCTACTTGAGGCATGAGCAAAGATAGTTAAGACTTACCATGTAAGGCGACCAGCCTTGAGGAGGTGCAAATATGAAGGGCATATAGGTCTGAGGGTAAGGAACTTGAGGAGGTGGCATAACTCCATATGTTGCAGGAGGCAAAGACATCATCCCGTAAGGAAAGGTAGGCATTCCATAAGTAGTAGAGTGGCCATTATTATTATGAGGCtgaggatgaggatgatggAATTTGCAGGCGACTCCGAATCTACACATTCCTGTCTGCACGTAATATGGGCATGACTTCTCACCCTGGGGAGacaataaaaaacatataaaagtcTTGTTTAAAAACAATGCAACTGGTGatgaaaaaaaatgtaatgaaaACCAGAGCTAAGTGACCTCACCTGTCGCATGGGATAACCTAGAACATTAAACAGCACGGGCTCAGCACCATTCCTGTCTTTTGGGTGGTGAAATTTGCAGGTGGAGCCATACTTACAGGCTCCTGTCTTCAGAAAGTACTGCAGAGAAAATAGCACACAAAAAAGGAATGTGTTCGTCAAACATCATCAGAGAAAAAGTAAAACATTCACAACCTAGAGCATTAATAATACTTTCAATACAAGTAAAGACTCAAGAACAAGTTTAAGGACTATTGGTTATACACTAACATGCAAGAAACTTGATGGATTCACTCAAAAACTTTTTAGATCAacgcaaga
This genomic stretch from Raphanus sativus cultivar WK10039 chromosome 3, ASM80110v3, whole genome shotgun sequence harbors:
- the LOC108844207 gene encoding zinc finger CCCH domain-containing protein 26 → MSSETQNSTGSVRSSDKIEEDTLKVNEENMEQTSPYPDRPGERDCQFFLRTGQCGYGNSCRFNHPLTHLPQAVLYHRDELPERIGEPDCEYFLKTGACKYGSTCKFHHPKDRNGAEPVLFNVLGYPMRQGEKSCPYYVQTGMCRFGVACKFHHPHPQPHNNNGHSTTYGMPTFPYGMMSLPPATYGVMPPPQVPYPQTYMPFIFAPPQGWSPYMAGYNSVHNNVKTQPDSSSERAECRFFMSTGTCKYGDDCKYSHPNLTHPIVVLPARPGQPACGNFKAYGFCKYGSNCKYDHPMPLNPYNMTMPSLPTVSTHPRRSPPPSRSDSTAISNGDKPAAENHSSEIEKQENSEGQGSSQLGHSDSTAISNGNKPAAESDSSEIGKQEDVSDKSEVQDSSQISRSELTVISNGDKPATQVEKQDEDISDKSELQDSSKLSQSDSTALSNGKTDAESPSSETKKQDDNPSQPDN